One window of the Branchiostoma lanceolatum isolate klBraLanc5 chromosome 3, klBraLanc5.hap2, whole genome shotgun sequence genome contains the following:
- the LOC136429642 gene encoding lysoplasmalogenase TMEM86A-like: MDSPVAVLKSVGPKLVPFFKTTCIYYILWLDADKPTLFSALIKCLPVLSLCVFVLLHGMSLSDMHTYARRILGGLVFSALGDAFLIWQHIDGIYFIYGMVMFAIAHVLYIVSFGFRPLRLPVGAALFGVAAGMYAVLYPGLHGVYSVLVGVYVLLLWLMLWRGMARLQVRNDLWTWTKLCACVGALLFIISDTLLGVNKFRIPIPYNRALIMTTYYAAQLGIALSVADLKDPASGDVTTCGAPDVTASSNDVHCSNNEDVFELKDMSAHSFSNGLCCAKKME, translated from the exons ATGGATAGTCCCGTGGCTGTG TTAAAGAGCGTGGGGCCGAAGCTGGTCCCGTTCTTCAAGACCACGTGTATCTACTACATCCTGTGGCTGGACGCCGACAAGCCCACGCTGTTCTCCGCGCTGATAAAGTGCCTGCCGGTCCTGTCCCTGTGCGTGTTCGTTCTGCTGCACGGCATGAGTCTGTCCGACATGCACACCTACGCGCGCAGGATCCTGGGAGGACTGGTGTTCTCCGCGCTCGGCGACGCCTTCCTCATCTGGCAACACATCGATGGGATCTACTTCATCTACGGGATG GTGATGTTCGCCATCGCGCATGTGCTGTACATAGTGTCGTTCGGGTTCCGCCCGCTGCGGCTGCCTGTCGGGGCGGCGCTGTTCGGGGTGGCGGCCGGCATGTACGCCGTGCTCTACCCGGGCCTGCACGGCGTCTACTCCGTCCTGGTGGGCGTGTACGTGCTGCTGCTGTGGCTCATGTTGTGGCGCGGGATGGCCAGGCTTCAGGTACG CAACGACCTGTGGACGTGGACGAAGCTGTGCGCGTGCGTGGGCGCTCTCCTCTTCATCATCTCGGACACGCTGCTGGGGGTGAACAAGTTCCGCATCCCCATCCCGTACAACCGCGCCCTCATCATGACCACCTACTACGCCGCGCAGCTGGGCATCGCCCTCTCGGTCGCCGACCTCAAGGACcccgcttctggcgacgtcacgaCGTGCGGTGCACCGGACGTGACCGCGTCATCAAACGACGTGCACTGTTCTAATAATGAGGACGTGTTTGAGTTGAAGGACATGTCTGCCCACAGTTTCAGTAACGGGTTGTGTTGTGCAAAGAAGATGGAGTAA
- the LOC136429644 gene encoding zinc finger HIT domain-containing protein 3-like, with protein MAPETNVITMATCEVCSEQRHKYRCPRCEVRYCSLTCFKQHKENTCEQREKLVQERRRRIQQSEAAAATEEEDAVSMAMWDDGMDEGDEEDRVPLDRLQKLQDSEELRGLLCNPHLQRMVREVDSSDDPEVAMQKAMQEPIFVEFADQCLRVVEPQPNGSEQG; from the exons ATGGCGccggaaacaaac gtcatcaccatggcaacctgtgAAGTGTGTTCGGAGCAGCGGCACAAGTACAGGTGTCCCAGGTGCGAGGTCAGGTACTGCTCCCTCACCTGCTTCAAACAGCACAAGGAGAACACCTGTGAGCAGAGGGAGAAACTTGTGCAGGAGAGAAGGAGGAGAATACAACAG TCTGAGGCAGCTGCAGCTACAGAGGAGGAGGATGCTGTTTCCATGGCGATGTGGGATGATGGAATGGATGAGGGGGATGAGGAGGACAGGGTACCGCTGGACAGACTACAGAAACTCCAGGACTCAG AGGAGCTGAGGGGCCTTCTGTGTAACCCCCACCTGCAGCGCATGGTCAGGGAAGTGGACTCTTCCGATGACCCCGAGGTTGCCATGCAGAAGGCCATGCAGGAGCCCATATTTGTGGAGTTTGCGGACCAGTGTCTAAGGGTGGTGGAACCCCAGCCTAACGGCTCTGAACAGGGTTAG